TTTTGTGATGGATGACGCATTTTGATTGCTTGTAAGGTTTCTGGTATGAGTCTTTCTCAAGCTTCTGAGGATTTTGGTATGCATTGTGGCTAGGGCCCATTGTAGCTGGTCTTTTTACATATTCTTTTTCACTAGTTTTTAATAGTAAGTaaaaaaacaagggggggggggcattgtcaATCACAATGGTTGTGAGCAACATCTTGTGCTTAGATTTAAGGTTACATGACAAGATTTAAGCCATGTTCTTGATTTGCTGCTTTGTCTTTGCTAAGGTTCCAGAATCTGCAGTTACGGTAATTTTAAGTTTTATAACGGCTTTAAGAGTATTTCTACCTTGGATTTTTAACCCAGTAAATTTTTCTCAAGGGTATTTTCCATATAATATTAAGTAAATGCAATAGATAGCTGGTGATTTGAAGTATGGTATAGAAAGTGTTTATGATTTACGGAGTCTTTTAGAAGTGCAGTATTCTCTATTGAATTGCAACAACATATAACTTCGAAATATTTTGGCTTAAGATAGTGTAGAAAGcttaaatttgtgtaataaatattTGTTCATGGAGATAATCCAAGGTCTAGTAATGTTAAATTCCAGTGAAAACTGTGCCCTACTTATAGATAATGTAAGACTGTTCAATTCAAGACTGAATACCATTAATTTCCTTAAAAGGAAAGTTTTGGATGTAGCTCGCTCAGTGGACACAGAAGTTAGTAGAAAATTTAGCTTGAAAGTTTACacaaatgattgtttttttttcctttttttatctttaaaagccAAAAAAAATTAGTTTAGAAAGCAAAAAACTAAGTTAGAAAAAAGCAAATTTATAGTTAGAACAAAAATTCGAAAATTGCCTATTTTTCTTATCCCTAGCCGCATGTaatctataattatttttcttctggtttctttaaaacttttaattCTTCAAAACTATTATATCGATGCAAAACACTACCTGCAAATGTAATTGAAACCAACTTCCAATTTGTATGCACAACTTAGGAAATGCTATTTTACTGTCAACCAAAGAGCTCATCTTTAGGTCATGCTTTGATTGTTTTAAACAGATTCGTTCCATTGCCACTATCTGTCCAAGTGTAAAAGTCCCTAAGGAGACATTGCAAAAAGTGTACCTCTCAGTGTTTCGTATACCATTACATTGAGGATCTTGGCATCGTACCTTAGTCTCTTAACTGTACTTCCTTGTTAGCTTTCTTATTACCTTTCAATTTTTCTTGTCTTTTTCGATGTTGCTAACCAATATTTCTGAACTTTCATCTTATTATGAAACTACCAAAGGATTTTCGCCTGTGCACTAgtctttgaatttctttttttcaggACACAATGCCCGGTAATATAGCAAACATTCAAAAATCCAATTCGAAGCGTGTAActttagagaattgctacatattgcacagccaattgatcatgttgacacgagaatagttacaaatggtttcaaactattggaacctagattttTCTACTGTagtctccagagcctttaaatatgctgccccaagactacaataagctcccacgagacatccgattGATTGGATTGAAGATATTGAGGCTTCCATTTCAAATAATTGATTCAGAAGAGGTCCGTTTGAGTTAGTAcggttacttactttactttaagggctgcttttcggttctgtacagcaggagaaccctactctctacgtgacctccacagtcgttttattATGTTCGTTCGAGAGCATACAAAATTTCGCAtggcgtattgctcatttactgttaaatagtcACAATCGAAGCACTCACACAATAAGTAAGTCTTTTTCTATCTCAGTGCCTCCTCCAATTTGGATATATGTAACTTGGTTGTTCTGTCTTCAATTATATTTGTTACTAGGTTATTCTGGCTTCaactacgcagtgtgggcatatcCATTTTAAGTTCAATTCGTCTTTATCACAGATGTTTGTCACTATTAACTTGCGCTTCTTATGATAGTACCTTTTGCAATCCCATCCTATCCACTTCCCTCCCCACGGGGTTCCCCATTGGGGACCGCACAGACCGTCAGTCAGACATGATATACTTTTAGTGctcactttagtctctccatgagattaactaatattttttcaaGGTGCtcttttggtatgcgatctcatttatggcttGATCTCGGaagttattcttttgctttggtatgcaatctcattaTTCTTAAtaggttcttgcttcgccgtgcacTCGTGTCCCTCGCgaaaatataaaaacacaaatctccgtatgtactggcaagcggtaatctTGAGATGCGCaggctaacatcaatgattgattattagttcttagataattattcccggtatatattttattttttagaaagtttaatggttcttgcttcgccgtgaagcGAAGCGAGATCGCTATTATCAGGTGAGatagcataccaaagcaaaagcatgactttgagatcgcataccaaaacagcatccTCTTCAATGATTTCATAAACGAGAAACATCAAGCTAAAAACACGGCCCAGGGCGAGTGTTCTACAGAGCTCCGCGCAAACACTTCTTCACTCTGCAATGCTTAAGCTAGTGTGGTAAGATATGAATTAGTAGCCTGCTGCTGGTGCGCCTCTCATGGTATTCTGTAAAAGTTTCTTTGGGGAGATTGTAATGCTCATTCGATCCACAACTGCAATATTCTCCAGCCCTCCACGTTCCTTTTGTTCCCCTTTAACTttctgctgtccaacctctttaattaggctttttatttttctaatgaagatGCAAGGTTTCACAATAGTTTCACGTGAGTAAGACGGGAGTTCAGTCACAAATGTCAGTCCGAGAGCCTGAATTGCAAGGTTTCACAATATTTTCACGTGAGTAAGACTGGAGTTCAGTCACAAATGTTAGTCCGAGAGCCTGAATTGCAAGGTTTCACTTTAGTTACACCTGAGTAAAATGGGATTTCAGTCCCAAATGTCAGTCTTGAATTTAGATACCAATAATGATTTTACTGTCATCGGTCATAAAGTAGGTGATAAgttgaaaattataatttcttagCAATTAATCCTCtgtattctatgaaaaaaaaaataatagggccCTCACACTCGGATCTACATCTTCGGGAAAAAATATATGCCAAGTTTACAATTATAGTAATGAAACTTCTGTTTTAGCCAGTAATAGATGAAGTATACTATATTCAAAATATCTGTTGAAAACAAATTGctgtatttcatgaaataaaacaaatCTCAATAGAGACTTCTGACGCTAATATGATTACTAAAACATAAAACTGGCACTGTAAGATATCAGTATCAGTATCAGCTTACCCCTCTTCCGGCCCCTCCCACTTACAGACTTGAACCAAATATATCCTTTTAACGTTTCTAATGTTCATTTTAGTTTTTAAACTGCAACAAAAGTTCACGTAAACTTGGTCACCACAACAGGTGTAAAACTTGTTAATCACAATGTATATACTAAAAATTGACCATGTAAATTGTGTGATATATTAATCGAAAACTTTTATTTGTCGAATGTTTTGTCCTTgattagtattttattataataaagaaaatgtggAAACTTTCTTCATTGAAGGTAGTTCACAAAAAGAATTTTGGTAAACGGAATACCAGCTCCCTCCTTCCAGGGCACCAGCTTTTCATCTTATTCTCGTCTAATAACGCCCACAGCTCCAGATTGGAAGCCCTAGTAAAGAATCGGGATGGTAGGGAGTTTTTGCATTGTTTGCGAAGCTATTGATTTTGATAAAATAGACACAAAAACTACCAAGGAAATTTTATAAAAAGACTATCTTTGTGTGGTGGGGGAAGAGGGTCAAGTAGTACGTTGATCTCGAATCGTAGTAATCACCACATGATATTTTAGTTTATTgaaatatacaacagattttgtagatttgagaacaaagaccttagaGAAATATTGGCAGTTAGATGGCAGGaggggattagaaataaaactgtaagagattactcgagtgtcatatgtagacGAGATGAtggtgaatggtagatggagatgatttggacataTTCTtaacacttcccaagagagattagttagccaaactttcaactgggctccacaaggcactagaagagttgtaagacccaggctgACATGACTGACGACTCTGACACGTgacgtagatgatgaatggagaagtatttattcaaaagctcaagatgaagacaactggcaaaatttaacagaggcccttcgcttcaataggcgtaagaggagatgatgtctAAATATTATAAACTGTTCATTAGATTTTATGAAATTGAAAGTAACGAGGATATCGCCAAATCCTTAATGTTAGAATGATGGGCTATTCAATTCGTCACTTCTATCATTGCTGAAATATGGCAAATCAAACTAGCAAGACACATTTAAGTCTTGACAGTTCCAGTAATTTAAGCGAGCTCTTTGGTCTGGAATTAAGAGCACTTCGGTACTTGAAAACATTGGTAACAATCGATCGAGAGAATCTAGGTTTATTAACATAATTTACAATAACTTGATGCCGAACACTATTAAGATACAAAATCATCAATGTTTAGAACGGCTTGTTTTTTGCCGTCCTGTTTAAGCTCGGATATTGAGGTAAAATTTGTTACATAGGTATTCAGTATAGAAGTTAGGAATTTATTAGTCTGTACTCACAAATCAGAAGTTTTGTCTATCTTGTTGTAGGCTTGTTACAGAGACCTCCATAACCACCGGTAATTTGTAGACATACTCATAATGACAAAactatatatatcaacatacacaGATCAATAGTGAAACAAATTGCATGATATGCCATAACAATTGATGTCAAGAGTGTTTATTACGATGAAACTTTAAGTGTCGTGACCAATATTGCCTAGAAAGTTATGGTACTTGGTTGGTTTTCACCAGACCCAAAGAAAGAATTGTCACAATTGATTTACcagcttatcttttttttctttcttttttttgtgtgtgggtaGTTTCCTGTAGCTGGTGTGCCATTAAACTTAGAATCTGCTCGTGAGTGTAACCTGGCATCTTTGCACATTCTCTTagatattattaaaattcttaaccTTGAACCTCGAAACTTACTTCAATGGCAGTTACATGGCTTTCCTTTCCTTAAGCTATGTTGTAGATCCTCTTTACGAAATTTTTCTTGGGCGTAATTAAGTTCCTCAAATGGTTGAATGAAACCTACCATGAAGATGAAGCTAGCATAATCAGGTCTTTAAATTGATTATTTAATGAAATAATCTATTCATTTTTCTGTAATACATTCTTTATATTTTGTAACGTATACAAATCTGAGTCATCCTTTTCCAGATTAGTGTAGTTTTGTAGTAATTCATAAAACTTGAATGCAAAGaacattttaatcttttattcttttatctagTTAATGCTTTGGCATTAGAGTAAACTATTTTAGAAATGTTGATTGTGGTCATCTGTTACACGAATACAAAAGGGCGATTTAAAACTGGGGTACTTTCTGCAATGCTGTGATCATCATATTTTTCAAgaacaaataaaaattactttgaaaaattgGTATATCTACCTACAAAATCTAGTCTACCTTCCTCCAGACCCATATCAGCATTGTGACTTAACATTTTTCCTTTTGTCGGTTCCTATTTTTCCTTTTGTCGGTTCCTAGCTTCTTTGTTTAccatatttaatgttttaaaaccagCATTGACAAGTTCTTTTTGCCAACATCATAATGACCTGTTTCAATTGTATGATATAATTCTTTCAgactttacatatttttctcttgtctggttttgataaatttcatattttgtttgaaattttcacatttttttttcagttaaagttCAGAGTGTCCTGCTAGTAGCATGTTCTTTTCTTATTTTGTTCCAATATAATTGTTCTCTATAGTTTATCACCCTGCGTAAGTTTTCTGCACTCTAGCGCACTTTTCTTGCCATTTTGTATTCCAGAGTTTGAGACTGTCTTTAAACTTACACCTCAAAAACTTTAGTGGATTTTCTAATTGACACTAGGAAAAGAAATGCCAAAAATTTAGttttaatataaatagatataacttTGTTTCCTAAGGTTAGTTATACAACTTGTTAATTACATTGGTGTAAATTAAAGTAGATTTTTAAATGTGCTATAGTTATAAATTCCATTATGAACCCATTTTACAATGAATTAATCCTATCTATCAATTTTGCCATGCTAAACTTTGTACGCATATACTGGCAAAATAGATCAAATTGTTTAGTGGCAGTATATGACTGGgctcttttttataataaatcgCTAGTTAGTTTTTGTGTTTATTATAcccatatttttttctaatatgccACTGGAAACTGTGACTGGAAAGAAACTTCTTATAATTTCTCATCAGTGTTGTCCGACCAATGAATATTGGCATACTAACATTTTTATCACTAATCAAACTTATACACTGACAAGAGTCATCGTtacttaccattttttttttcgcagGAAACTGTGCATTGAGCACCAGCAGTGTGAAAGTCGACAGGAAAGTAATTTTACTCCCCGACCACGTTGCCTAACTAATGCATGTAAAGATATAAGACAGTCTAGTATAATTGGTCCTTTGCATTTTTTTCCCCTCGCTGGTAACTTGTGCTTTGGCAGTACGTGCATCGAAGGTAAACTGTTGAAAGTGCGTACATTAGAGCCAGGAGATTGTGTTACGCTGCGTGGGGGCCCCAGCACAGCCACGCTAAGTTCACTATGGTAAGCTAACTGATCTACATTAAAAAGTTAATGTATTAGAAATATCACAAGTTTTCTAATTATATAACCATACACTTATCTATAATTTTACTAATCATACACTTTCATGTAACATTTCTAATACTttttaaatgtaacaaaaaaaTCTTGCTCTTATATCatgaaaattgaataaaagaaataatcataaGAAAATAGCACTTTATTTTTGAGCTGAGAATaagtttataaaatttatatgtaataGTCTTCAAAATATATATCAACCGAATGAAAATGTCTATTACATTACACTACCTTAACTTTTGTAATTATTCCTGTAGTAAGTTTCACATTACtgaaataaatgcaaaaataaactattttgtatACTGATAATAACTCGAACATTATGATCTTTAATGAAATCTAGGATTCATCACTACTTTTAATCAGTGGACAAAGGCCACAGGctcattattttatatactaatatatagttGTCTAATTGATACACTTAGTATCCTAGAAGTAGAGAGGGTCAAGATTATGCATCTACTGTATATCTAAACGTAAAATTATGTTTTTCTGCATATATGTTTAATGCATATTCTCAGTCTATAAACTTCGTATTTTTTTAATCCTTAATAACAAAGAACGCAGATCAACAACTGGTGGAGGGGGGTGAATGACTGGTGGAGGGGGATCAACAACTGGTAGAGAGGGACCAACAGCTGGTGGAGAGGGATCAGCGTATATCGGAGAGGGAGAAGCGGCTGATGGAGAGGGATCGACGTATATCAGAGAGGGAGCAACGGCTGAAGGAGAGGGATCAACGGTTGGTGGAGAGAGGAGGAGAAATTATGGTGAGAGAAAAACAGCTGATGGAGAAACGTCAACAAATAATGGAAAGGATAAAGCAAAGGGTTGATGAAGCCTATTGGACAAGGTGCAGATTAAGGACAAGGTGTGGATCAGCATGAAGGCCCAGGGAAAGGTGCAGATCAGGGACAAAATGCAGATCAGCGACAAGGTGTAGATCTGCATGGAGGCCCAGGTAAAGGTGCAGATCAGGGCCAAGGTGTGGATCAGCATGAAAGCCCAGGTATAGTTGCAGATGAGGGCCAAGTTGCAGATGAGGGCCAAGGTGCAGATGAGGGCCAAGGTGCAGATGAGGGCCAAGGTGCAGATCAGCATGAAGGCCCAAACCATGAAGGTGCAGATCAAGGCCAAGGTGCAGATCAGGGACAAGGTGTGGATCAGCATGAAGGCCCAAACCATGAAGGTGAGGTTCAGGGCTAAGGTGCGGTTCAAGGCCAAGGTGTGATTCAGAGCCAAGGTGCGGTTCAGGGCCAATGTGCGGTTCAGGGCCAAGGTGAAGATCAGCATGAAGGCTCAAGCCAAGGTGCGGATCAGGCCCAAGGTGCAGATCAGCATGAAGGCCCAAGCCAAGGTGCGGGTCAGGGCCAAGGTGCGGATCAGGGCCAAGGTGCGGATCAGGGCCAAGGTGCAGATCAGCATGAAGGGCCAAGCCATGGTGTGTATCAAGGCTAAGGTGCAGATCAGTGCCAAGGTGCAGATCAGCATGAAGGCCCAAGCCAAGGTGCGGGTCAGGGCCAAGGTGCGGATCAGGGCCAAGGTGCGGATCAGGGCCAAGGTGCAGATCAGCATGAAGGGCCAAGCCATGGTGTGTATCAAGGCTAAGGTGCAGATCAGGGCCAAGGTGCAGATCAGCATGAAGGCCCAACCCATGGTGTGGATCAAGGCCAGGGTGCGGTTCAGAGACAAGGTGCGGATCAGGGCCAAGGTGCGGATCAGGGCCAAGGTGCAGATCAGCATGAAGGGCCAAGCCATGGTGTGTATCAAGGCTAAGGTGCAGATCAGTGCCAAGGTGCAGATCAGTGCCAAGGTGCAGATCAGCATGAAGGCCCAAACCAAGGTGCGGATCAGGGGCAAGGTTAAGATCAGCGACAAGGTGCGGATCAGCATGAAGGCCCAGGTAAAGGTGTGGATCAGGGGCAAGATGCAGATCAGGGGCAATATGCAAATCAGGGCCCTGGTGCGGATCATCAAGAAGGCCCAGGCAAAGgtgcagatcaggggcaaggtgtgAATCGGGGCCAAGGTGCGGATCAGCATGAAGGCCCAGGGCAAGGTGTCGATCAGGGCCAAGGTGCAGATCAGTGAAAAGGTGTGGATGTGGTAGACAAATTGGATGTCAAAGCAAAGATTATCAGTAGTAGTGGACGTGCCAgagataaatatgtatttttttagcAGTGTAAACAAGGTGAAATGAGTTATAAGGCTGTTGTTGAATTGAAAAGATCGATTGATAAAACTGTGAAATCTAAGTATATTGAACAACTTGGAATTTTAATGGAAGTAGTGGTATCAAAACATATATCGAAGTATGAGCATTAGTTGAAAGCTGGAGAAATTAAGTAAAAAATGGACAAGGTAGTGATAATAGCCCTGATAAGTAAAGTAAAGAGAAATATTCCGAATTTCGGAACAAAATATATCAATTTAGATGGCTGCTACTTTGTTACTTTACATGACTTCTACTTTGCGGGCTGTAGAACTATTTTTCACCTTAGATGAGATTCAGCAACATGAAAACTATATCAATTGTAATCAGAATACCACCAATATTCCATTAACATAAAATGAAAGCCATCAAACATTTCGTGTTACAAGCCACATTATTCCTGAAGATTAATTATACATAAATCACAAGATTTTATAAAACATCTATGTTATATACTGGTATCAATTATATTACACTTTGTAGGCGATAATCGATGGACCTCGCATGGTTTACTATACGCAAAATTTGCAACGTTCCTTCAGCCATATCTGTACTTGCTTTATATCTTCTTATTCTAGCTATTGCTTGCTTGTTTTTTTTCCTATCTTGCTATAGCATTTTCTAAAATTTTCCTCGGTAACAGTATTGTTGTATAACATAGAATTACTTTTTCATTGGATGTCCCTACAGGCCCCTGGCATTTAGTCAACACCCATAAATCTAAtcaattatatttatgaattttgataagTTGTATTAAATGATCTTATCGAAGTACTTCCTCAAATTATTACACACACTACAAATTCTTGAACAATTTCTTGTGCGTATAAAGCCTCTGTAAGATATGAGTTATGCTTATCAATATTAAGAGGCTCTGGAAATAAGATCAACAGAAATATCCTCTGCAtaaatcaccagaaaaaaaaaatcctccaggaAGAGGAATCAAAACCTATACAAAAACTTTCTCGATGTAGATAACCTCTTCAGATGTTGATTAAGGTATACTCTGCAAAAGATAATGTAGATCAAGGTACCCTCTGCAAAAGATATTGATGATTAAGGTATCCTCTGCAAAAGATATTGTTGATTAAGGTATCCTCTGCAAAAGACATTGTTGATAAAGGTATCCTCTGCCATAGATATTGTTGATAAAGGTATTCCCTGCCAAAGATATTGTTGATAAAGGTATCCTCTGCCAAAGATATTGTTGATTAAGGTATCCTCTGCAAAAGATGTTGTTGATTAAGGTATCCTCTGCAAAAAATGTTGTTGATTAAGGTATCCTCTGCAAAAGATATTGTTGATAAAGGTATCCTCTGCCAAAGATATTGTTGATTAAGGTATCCTCTGCAAAAGATGTTGTTGATTAAGGTATCCTCTGCAGAAGATGTTGTCGATTACAGTAGCCTCTGCAGAAGATTTTGTCAATTAGGGTAACCTCTGTTTATGATATCATCGATTAAGGTAACCTCTGCAAAATATGTCTTAGATTAAAGTAACCTCTGCAGAAGATGTCTTCAATTAAGACAGTCTACTAATGATGTCATTAAGATCTCTCTGTAGAAGAGGTTGTGTTGGAGATAATCTCTTCAGAACACTAGGTCAAACGAGGAAAGagtatttttttatggaaataaataacACAGCAGAAGATATGGTCTACAGAGATAACCTCTATAAAAGATCTAGCCAATAGATATAACTGCAGAAGATGGAAGGGATTGATACAATCTTCACTCAAGATATTGTCGATGGAGAGAACCTTTACAAAAGACATTGTAGTGGCCTCTACAGAATACTTCATAAACTGGACTCGACCCCAGCAGAAGGCATAGTCCATTGAGATAACCGCTGCAATAGATGGATATACCCTTGCTTCACAGGGTAATGGCCTCTTGCAAACTAGAATTCGTGCGCCATGGGGCAATGAAAAGGGTACCTCTGCAGAAGTCTTAACCAATATGGATAACTTATATTATGATCTGGTATATGGAGATAACCTCTGCAATGAGCCAACTTTTATCCAGATCTTGTAGCTGATGGAGAAAACTTGCAGCCGTTGTGATTTAACAACTTTGCAATGTGAGCAGATGTACCCACTGAAATATGCaaagacatgaaaaaaaataatttatccaaTCAGCAACTTGTAATGATGGTGGTATATCCAATCGGCAACTTACAATGGTGGCGATGTACCATCGGCAGCTTACAGTGATGGCGATGTACCCACTTCAGTGCAGCTAATGTACCCACTCTGTAACAAGCAATTGTAATGTATCCACTCTGCAGTGTACCCACTCTGCAACGGCCAAGTACCCAATCCACAATATCATTAATGATGTACCCACTGTAATTTGCAAATATACCAATATATCCAATCTGCAAAATTTGAAGACAGCGATAAAACCagtaataaaggttaaaggtgtctggtttcagttccagttccatcagaatagatgctcaccagaacgtcagccgggcaagcccaaccccccattgtggtgccctaccacagcagtagcctccccagtaaactgcttaaactaacggccctgggcggggatcgatctcttgccacgcgaatgcgaggcaaacacgttaccagtgTACTAGCCAATGATATACACATTGCAAGATGCTATGACAGCAATGTACCCACTGTAATGTGCAACGATGATAATATACCCAATGTAATGTTAAATTACTATGTTGCAACCTCTCAGAAATATGCAATAATGACTGTATCAATTGCAATGAGGGTAATGTACCAATTTCAATGAGGGCCATGTACCTATTGCAATGAGGAAAATATACCATCCCTTCACTAAGTTATGAGTACCCACTGTATCA
The window above is part of the Palaemon carinicauda isolate YSFRI2023 chromosome 11, ASM3689809v2, whole genome shotgun sequence genome. Proteins encoded here:
- the LOC137649236 gene encoding testis-specific H1 histone-like, which encodes MKAQAKVRIRPKVQISMKAQAKVRVRAKVRIRAKVRIRAKVQISMKGQAMVCIKAKVQISAKVQISMKAQAKVRVRAKVRIRAKVRIRAKVQISMKGQAMVCIKAKVQIRAKVQISMKAQPMVWIKARVRFRDKVRIRAKVRIRAKVQISMKGQAMVCIKAKVQISAKVQISAKVQISMKAQTKVRIRGKVKISDKVRISMKAQVKVWIRGKMQIRGNMQIRALVRIIKKAQAKVQIRGKV